The genomic window ttttggctattctgtatctcttgcatttccatatgaatttcggGATCAGCTTGTCCGTTTTTtgcagaaaaacaacaacaatatggattttgataaggattgtgtTTAATCTAGATGAGTTGGGACATTCCACATTCATGGACTGAAAGACTGAATATTTTAACAGTTtaagtcttccagtccatgaacatggaatatcttttaatTTACTTCGGTCTTATTTGagttctttcaacagtgtttttagttttcagtgttcaattcttacactttttaaaatttaatcgtAAGTGATTATTTTcaaagctattataaatggaattgttttcttaactttTGGAATGTTTATCACTAGTATGGAAAACtgccattttgttttatatattgatcttgtatcctgcaccctcgctgaatttattagttctaattgtTTTGTATGTATGTGGATTCCATAAGATTTTCTatatacacaatcatgtcatctgcagttagagatcattttacttcttccattccaatctggatgtttttctttttttccctaattGTCCTAACTAGAACTTctaatacagtcatgcaccacatgaTGTAcatgatggactgcatatatgacagtggtcccataaaacTATAATATCCTAtctttactataccttttctatgttcagatacacaaatatttaccattgtggtACAGTTGCCTgaagtattcagtacagtaacacactgtacaggtttgtagcctagaagtaGTAGGCTATACcgtatagcctaggtgtataaTAGGATATACCATCTAGGGTTGTGTAAGTacactttatgatgtttgcacaatgacaaaatctcctaacaacacatttctcagaatatatgcCCAACATGACTCTACATGTTGAATAGAAGAAATGAGAGTGAGAATGAACGTTCTttccttgtttctgatcttagggagaaagctttcagtgtttcatcattaagcatgatgttagctgtgggggTTCTGGTAGATGCTCTTTATTAGGTTGGAAAACTTCCCTTCggttcctagtttattgagtgtttttatcatgaaaaaggtgttagattttgtcaaatgctttttctgcatctattgagatgaccatgtgatttttgtcctttACTCCATTAGCatggtgtattacatttatttgtgtgtgtttaatcAACTATATTCCTGGagtaaatctcacttggtcatggtatgGAATCCTTTATCTATGTTGCTGGATTATTACATCACAGGATCACAATTAGGCAGCCAGGTTCATAGCAGAACAGTAATACTGAAAACAGCAGAGCCAGAAACCTAGGACTTGGGAGTGTGGTTAAGCAAGCTGTGGTATATCGTATATGATAGAGGTACATGTGGCCATGGGTAGTGACAAGAATGTGACTCAGACCATTTCCTATTCAGAAATGATCCCATAAACATGTCAAGGAGTAACCGTGCATCCAGGAGAATAGGCGTATACCAATTACTTACAACTGGATACAACTGCATATGTGCAATTAACAAAAAACTAGAGAAGTATGTGGAAGACACATCCAGGAACTGGGAACCTGGGATTATGTCCAGCCCTGCTGCTGTTTtctctgtgatcttgggcaaatcttTTCTTATATCCGAGCTTCAGTTTCCATGTCTTACAGTGAGGGGTTTGATAATTTGGTACTTTGTGTCACACAtggctttggttttattttgttcatttcataaaatttctagtaaatatacttaaaaaatgCAAACTTTGCGGAAGTGAGAGAGTATGAGGCATTTTTGGCCACTTGGGGGGTGTGACCGGTACTCCCTTCCCTCCATATCAGCTAGAACTCTGTGGTTGTGTGCAGGGAGTAGATGTGGGGTTCCCAGCAAGGCTTGGGATCCAGTGCTTCCCATTTCCAGAGAGTTTGCTCCATACCACACACTGTGCTCAGCTCTTCCTGATTTAGCTCTTGTTAGTCCTACCAGCAATAGTGTAATGTCCATATGATTACCTTAGTTTTTCCAAATGATGAAAATGAGGCTTTGCAAGCATAGATAGTTGTCTGAGGAGCCAGGATTTTAACCCAGACCTGTGTCCCAATGGCCACATTCTGCTGTTACCCATCACACTCTAGTTCTCATCTTGTTCCTCAACAGGCCTCTTACCCTTCTAGGTAACACACTGTCCCCTTTGTGCCCACAGCTGACAATGAAAACAACATCGCCTCCAACCAGTCCCGATCGCCACCTGCTGTTGTAGAAGAGAAGTGGAAACCTCAGGCCCAGAGGAACAGCGCCAATAACAGTAGGTCTCCCCAAGCAGGGCTGGACCTGAGGGTCCCCTTATGCTCCAATTGTTCCTCTCTGCCCCCCATTCCCACCATTTGTGCTTCCTGTGATGTTGTAAGATGATGCGTGATAGTTTCAAAGCACTTTTATACCTAAGACCTTATTTGCAGGAGTTCTTAACTCAGGGGATGGGCAGAAGGAGGCCCAGGGAGAGGAGGTGACTTTTTTTGTGGTCAGAAAGCACCAATTTGTGGCAGAATCAGAACTAGAACCCACCTTTCCACAATTTCTGCTGGTTGCTCTTTCCTGACATGATGATCCCGTGTATCTTATTTCCTGAAGATTCCCATATTAGAGGAGATTCCTATATTGAGGAAGAAATTAGACTCGTTGGCTTCAAAGATCTAGGGGAATGACATAGACCGTTATTATGTTGCATACAtaccactacattctattcccaTGTCGATGGCAGTCCTTACTAATCAATCATAGAACTTTATCCCTGTGAGACCGTCACATATTAAAGGCAGCCAGCACCACCCATGTGTGTGCAAGAGGAAATATATTTGCCATTCCCAATACTAGATGTTTAGAGTATTAGGCTACTGCCACTCCTAGCAGCCTTGAATGCCAGAATTAATCCCATCTCTCTTTGTGTCCTCTGCCAGCCACTACCAGTGGTTTAACACCCAACAGCGTGATCCCCGAAAAGGAGCGGCAGAACATCGCAGAGCGGCTGTTGAGGGTCATGTGCGCCGACCTGGGTGCACTGAGCGTGGTCAGCGGGAAGGAGTTCCTGAAGTTGGCCCAGACCTTAGTAGACAGTGGTGCCCGCTATGGGGCCTTCTCGGTCACTGAAATCCTGGGCAACTTCAACACGCTGGCACTGAAGCACCTGCCACGCATGTACAACCAGGTGAAGGTGAAAGTGACCTGTGCCTTGGGCAGCAATGCCTGCCTAGGCATCGGTGTCACCTGCCACTCCCAGAGTGTCGGCCCTGACTCCTGCTACATCCTCACAGCCTACCAGGCCGAGGGCAACCACATCAAGAGCTATGTGCTTGGTGTGAAGGGTGCAGACATTCGTGACAGCGGCGACCTCGTGCACCACTGGGTGCAGAACGTGCTGTCGGAGTTCGTGATGTCGGAGATCAGGACAGTGTACGTGACGGATTGCCGGGTGAGCACGTCCGCCTTCTCCAAGGCTGGCATGTGCCTTCGCTGCTCAGCCTGTGCCTTGAACTCGGTGGTGCAGAGCGTGCTGAGCAAGCGGACGCTGCAGGCCCGCAGCATGCACGAGGTCATCGAGCTGCTCAACGTGTGCGAGGACCTGGCAGGCTCCACGGGCCTGGCCAAGGAGACCTTCGGGTCGCTGGAGGAGATGTCGCCACCGCCCTGCTGGAACTCGGTGACGGACTCACTGTTGCTGGTGCATGAGCGCTACGAGCAGATCTGCGAGTTCTACAGCCGGGCCAAGAAGATGAACCTCATCCAGAGCCTCAACAAGCACCTGCTCAGCAACCTGGCGGCCATCCTGACGCCGGTGAAGCAGGCAGTCATCGAGCTGAGCAACGAGAGCCAGCCCACCCTGCAGCTGGTGCTGCCCACCTATGTCAGGCTGGAGAAGCTGTTCACGGCCAAGGCCAACGACGCAGGCACCGTCAGCAAGCTCTGCCACCTCTTCCTGGAGGCGCTCAAGGAGAACTTCAAGGTGCACCCAGCCCACAAGGTGGCCATGATCCTGGACCCGCAGCAGAAGCTGCGGCCTGTGCCACCCTACCAGCACGAGGAGATCATCGGCAAGGTCTGTGAGCTCATCAATGAGGTGAAGGAGTCCTGGGCCGAGGAGGCCGACTTCGAGCCTGCTGCCAAGAAGCCCCGCTCTGCCACTGGCGAGAACCCCACAGCTCAGGAAGATGATCGGCTGGGCAAAAATGAAGTGTACGATTACCTGCAGGAGCCCCTCTTCCAGGCTACCCCTGATCTCTTCCAGTACTGGTCGTGCGTTACCCAAAAGCACACAAAACTCGCCAAGCTCGCCTTCTGGCTCCTGGCGGTTCCGGCCGTGGGCGCCAGAAGCGGGTGTGTAAATATGTGTGAACAAGCGCTTCTAATCAAACGGAGGCGGCTGCTCAGTCCAGAAGATATGAATAAACTCATGTTTCTGAAATCCAACATGCTTTAAGACTTGActtcggggaaaaaaaaaagaaaaagagaagataacattagaaaaaaacCACACAACACTGTcacaaacaaagaaaaggaatttaagtTCTAAACACTGTGGACCTCATTATAAATGCCCCCTGGAAacttaagtgctttttttttttatatgtgtgtgtgtgcctgtgtgtacacAGCCACACGTATGTGCACATGTCTGAACACGTGCTGTGGTTATGGGGGTGTGGGAGGGTCTCTGTGCTCATCTCCATGGCCAGAGAAACttcgcacacacatgcacacacacacacacgaccctGGTGCATGTACACACGCCTGTGCTCGGATGGGTGTGCATTGAACTGGGCGTGTCAGGAAAGCTGAGCGATTGGGAAAGAGGGAGATGTTTCACCTCCTTTTCTCAGTAAGGGGGCTTTAGAAGACTCCGCTTTCAGGTGTGCAGATTGGCAGAAAGCTGATGTTGTGAAATGTTCAGGCAGCTGAGATCTGAAGTGACTTGACGCTCTCTGTCCTTCACCCCAgtcctccttttccctccttgACCCTCTTCTAGCCCTCCCACCCCCCCGATCCCATTGTGCACCCCCCCGATCCCATTGTGCACCCCCCCACACACCCTCGGCTGCTCTGCTGTGGACTCTCCACACTGCATCAGATGGACGGTTTCTGCACTGGACTTTGTTTCTCGTTCACCTTCAGGGCATTGAGCTGCTGCCTTTGAGATACCCCTTGGGTGTCCCGGGGCAGCCGCTTTAGAAACACACCTATCTATCTCCCCATATCAGGAAAGGAGACTTAAAGAGTATAAAGCtgacattttgctttttaatataagagaggagaaaaagacatttttcagaGAAGTATAGATACTGTCTCCACTCCCTAATAATTTTCTCCCTAACATTTTAGCAATTTTTACCTTGTTTGGGGGttcattttgtttcttcagaTTTGATTTAGACTCTGCTAGGAGGCACTGAATGTCTATAACTTATgttttggagttttgttttttacttgccCCTTTTGTTCCTCAAGTCACACTGTAAACTAGCTCATCTCAGTGGTATACTCAGTATCCTACGGTCTTTCTTGGCCTTCCCTGTACAGTTCG from Pongo abelii isolate AG06213 chromosome 13, NHGRI_mPonAbe1-v2.0_pri, whole genome shotgun sequence includes these protein-coding regions:
- the ZNF618 gene encoding zinc finger protein 618 isoform X16; its protein translation is MNQPGGAAAPQADGASAAGRKSTASRERLKRSQKSTKVEGPEPVPAEASLSAEQGTMTEVKVKTELPDDYIQEVIWQGEAKEEKKAVSKDGTSDVPAEICVVIGGVRNQQTLGSYECGICGKKYKYYNCFQTHVRAHRDTEATSGEGASQSNNFRYTCDICGKKYKYYSCFQEHRDLHAVDVFSVEGAPENRADPFDQGVVATDEVKEEPPEPFQKIGPMNNITSDIFKKKEVRQCQKRETGNYTCEFCGKQYKYYTPYQEHVALHAPISTAPGWEPPDDPDTGSECSHPEVSPSPRFVAAKTQTNQSGKKAPASVVRCATLLHRTPPATQTQTFRTPNSGSPASKATAESAFSRRVEGKAQNHFEETNSSSQNSSEPYTCGACGIQFQFYNNLLEHMQSHAADNENNIASNQSRSPPAVVEEKWKPQAQRNSANNTTTSGLTPNSVIPEKERQNIAERLLRVMCADLGALSVVSGKEFLKLAQTLVDSGARYGAFSVTEILGNFNTLALKHLPRMYNQVKVKVTCALGSNACLGIGVTCHSQSVGPDSCYILTAYQAEGNHIKSYVLGVKGADIRDSGDLVHHWVQNVLSEFVMSEIRTVYVTDCRVSTSAFSKAGMCLRCSACALNSVVQSVLSKRTLQARSMHEVIELLNVCEDLAGSTGLAKETFGSLEEMSPPPCWNSVTDSLLLVHERYEQICEFYSRAKKMNLIQSLNKHLLSNLAAILTPVKQAVIELSNESQPTLQLVLPTYVRLEKLFTAKANDAGTVSKLCHLFLEALKENFKVHPAHKVAMILDPQQKLRPVPPYQHEEIIGKVCELINEVKESWAEEADFEPAAKKPRSATGENPTAQEDDRLGKNEVYDYLQEPLFQATPDLFQYWSCVTQKHTKLAKLAFWLLAVPAVGARSGCVNMCEQALLIKRRRLLSPEDMNKLMFLKSNML
- the ZNF618 gene encoding zinc finger protein 618 isoform X43, with the translated sequence MNQPGGAAAPQADGASAAGRKSTASRERLKRSQKSTKVEGPEPVPAEASLSAEQGTMTEVKVKTELPDDYIQEVIWQGEAKEEKKAVSKDGTSDVPAEICVVIGGVRNQQTLGSYECGICGKKYKYYNCFQTHVRAHRDTEATSGEGASQSNNFRYTCDICGKKYKYYSCFQEHRDLHAVDVFSVEGAPENRADPFDQGVVATDEVKEEPPEPFQKIGPKTGNYTCEFCGKQYKYYTPYQEHVALHAPITESAFSRRVEGKAQNHFEETNSSSQNSSEPYTCGACGIQFQFYNNLLEHMQSHAADNENNIASNQSRSPPAVVEEKWKPQAQRNSANNTTTSGLTPNSVIPEKERQNIAERLLRVMCADLGALSVVSGKEFLKLAQTLVDSGARYGAFSVTEILGNFNTLALKHLPRMYNQVKVKVTCALGSNACLGIGVTCHSQSVGPDSCYILTAYQAEGNHIKSYVLGVKGADIRDSGDLVHHWVQNVLSEFVMSEIRTVYVTDCRVSTSAFSKAGMCLRCSACALNSVVQSVLSKRTLQARSMHEVIELLNVCEDLAGSTGLAKETFGSLEEMSPPPCWNSVTDSLLLVHERYEQICEFYSRAKKMNLIQSLNKHLLSNLAAILTPVKQAVIELSNESQPTLQLVLPTYVRLEKLFTAKANDAGTVSKLCHLFLEALKENFKVHPAHKVAMILDPQQKLRPVPPYQHEEIIGKVCELINEVKESWAEEADFEPAAKKPRSATGENPTAQEDDRLGKNEVYDYLQEPLFQATPDLFQYWSCVTQKHTKLAKLAFWLLAVPAVGARSGCVNMCEQALLIKRRRLLSPEDMNKLMFLKSNML
- the ZNF618 gene encoding zinc finger protein 618 isoform X42; protein product: MNQPGGAAAPQADGASAAGRKSTASRERLKRSQKSTKVEGPEPVPAEASLSAEQGTMTEVKVKTELPDDYIQEVIWQGEAKEEKKAVSKDGTSDVPAEICVVIGGVRNQQTLGSYECGICGKKYKYYNCFQTHVRAHRDTEATSGEGASQSNNFRYTCDICGKKYKYYSCFQEHRDLHAVDDPFDQGVVATDEVKEEPPEPFQKIGPKTGNYTCEFCGKQYKYYTPYQEHVALHAPITESAFSRRVEGKAQNHFEETNSSSQNSSETASPLISNPFPLLQKPYTCGACGIQFQFYNNLLEHMQSHAADNENNIASNQSRSPPAVVEEKWKPQAQRNSANNTTTSGLTPNSVIPEKERQNIAERLLRVMCADLGALSVVSGKEFLKLAQTLVDSGARYGAFSVTEILGNFNTLALKHLPRMYNQVKVKVTCALGSNACLGIGVTCHSQSVGPDSCYILTAYQAEGNHIKSYVLGVKGADIRDSGDLVHHWVQNVLSEFVMSEIRTVYVTDCRVSTSAFSKAGMCLRCSACALNSVVQSVLSKRTLQARSMHEVIELLNVCEDLAGSTGLAKETFGSLEEMSPPPCWNSVTDSLLLVHERYEQICEFYSRAKKMNLIQSLNKHLLSNLAAILTPVKQAVIELSNESQPTLQLVLPTYVRLEKLFTAKANDAGTVSKLCHLFLEALKENFKVHPAHKVAMILDPQQKLRPVPPYQHEEIIGKVCELINEVKESWAEEADFEPAAKKPRSATGENPTAQEDDRLGKNEVYDYLQEPLFQATPDLFQYWSCVTQKHTKLAKLAFWLLAVPAVGARSGCVNMCEQALLIKRRRLLSPEDMNKLMFLKSNML
- the ZNF618 gene encoding zinc finger protein 618 isoform X9; translation: MNQPGGAAAPQADGASAAGRKSTASRERLKRSQKSTKVEGPEPVPAEASLSAEQGTMTEVKVKTELPDDYIQEVIWQGEAKEEKKAVSKDGTSDVPAEICVVIGGVRNQQTLDGKAPEGSPHGGSVRSRYSGTWIFDQALRYASGSYECGICGKKYKYYNCFQTHVRAHRDTEATSGEGASQSNNFRYTCDICGKKYKYYSCFQEHRDLHAVDVFSVEGAPENRADPFDQGVVATDEVKEEPPEPFQKIGPMNNITSDIFKKKEVRQCQKRETGNYTCEFCGKQYKYYTPYQEHVALHAPISTAPGWEPPDDPDTGSECSHPEVSPSPRFVAAKTQTNQSGKKAPASVVRCATLLHRTPPATQTQTFRTPNSGSPASKATAESAFSRRVEGKAQNHFEETNSSSQNSSEPYTCGACGIQFQFYNNLLEHMQSHAADNENNIASNQSRSPPAVVEEKWKPQAQRNSANNTTTSGLTPNSVIPEKERQNIAERLLRVMCADLGALSVVSGKEFLKLAQTLVDSGARYGAFSVTEILGNFNTLALKHLPRMYNQVKVKVTCALGSNACLGIGVTCHSQSVGPDSCYILTAYQAEGNHIKSYVLGVKGADIRDSGDLVHHWVQNVLSEFVMSEIRTVYVTDCRVSTSAFSKAGMCLRCSACALNSVVQSVLSKRTLQARSMHEVIELLNVCEDLAGSTGLAKETFGSLEEMSPPPCWNSVTDSLLLVHERYEQICEFYSRAKKMNLIQSLNKHLLSNLAAILTPVKQAVIELSNESQPTLQLVLPTYVRLEKLFTAKANDAGTVSKLCHLFLEALKENFKVHPAHKVAMILDPQQKLRPVPPYQHEEIIGKVCELINEVKESWAEEADFEPAAKKPRSATGENPTAQEDDRLGKNEVYDYLQEPLFQATPDLFQYWSCVTQKHTKLAKLAFWLLAVPAVGARSGCVNMCEQALLIKRRRLLSPEDMNKLMFLKSNML
- the ZNF618 gene encoding zinc finger protein 618 isoform X15 produces the protein MNQPGGAAAPQADGASAAGRKSTASRERLKRSQKSTKVEGPEPVPAEASLSAEQGTMTEVKVKTELPDDYIQEVIWQGEAKEEKKAVSKDGTSDVPAEICVVIGGVRNQQTLGSYECGICGKKYKYYNCFQTHVRAHRDTEATSGEGASQSNNFRYTCDICGKKYKYYSCFQEHRDLHAVDVFSVEGAPENRADPFDQGVVATDEVKEEPPEPFQKIGPMNNITSDIFKKKEVRQCQKRETGNYTCEFCGKQYKYYTPYQEHVALHAPISTAPGWEPPDDPDTGSECSHPEVSPSPRFVAAKTQTNQSGKKAPASVVRCATLLHRTPPATQTQTFRTPNSGSPASKATAAESAFSRRVEGKAQNHFEETNSSSQNSSEPYTCGACGIQFQFYNNLLEHMQSHAADNENNIASNQSRSPPAVVEEKWKPQAQRNSANNTTTSGLTPNSVIPEKERQNIAERLLRVMCADLGALSVVSGKEFLKLAQTLVDSGARYGAFSVTEILGNFNTLALKHLPRMYNQVKVKVTCALGSNACLGIGVTCHSQSVGPDSCYILTAYQAEGNHIKSYVLGVKGADIRDSGDLVHHWVQNVLSEFVMSEIRTVYVTDCRVSTSAFSKAGMCLRCSACALNSVVQSVLSKRTLQARSMHEVIELLNVCEDLAGSTGLAKETFGSLEEMSPPPCWNSVTDSLLLVHERYEQICEFYSRAKKMNLIQSLNKHLLSNLAAILTPVKQAVIELSNESQPTLQLVLPTYVRLEKLFTAKANDAGTVSKLCHLFLEALKENFKVHPAHKVAMILDPQQKLRPVPPYQHEEIIGKVCELINEVKESWAEEADFEPAAKKPRSATGENPTAQEDDRLGKNEVYDYLQEPLFQATPDLFQYWSCVTQKHTKLAKLAFWLLAVPAVGARSGCVNMCEQALLIKRRRLLSPEDMNKLMFLKSNML
- the ZNF618 gene encoding zinc finger protein 618 isoform X17 codes for the protein MKKLTVDSQKLVFYDMQLNQLMKTRIEESLADGASAAGRKSTASRERLKRSQKSTKVEGPEPVPAEASLSAEQGTMTEVKVKTELPDDYIQEVIWQGEAKEEKKAVSKDGTSDVPAEICVVIGGVRNQQTLGSYECGICGKKYKYYNCFQTHVRAHRDTEATSGEGASQSNNFRYTCDICGKKYKYYSCFQEHRDLHAVDVFSVEGAPENRADPFDQGVVATDEVKEEPPEPFQKIGPKTGNYTCEFCGKQYKYYTPYQEHVALHAPISTAPGWEPPDDPDTGSECSHPEVSPSPRFVAAKTQTNQSGKKAPASVVRCATLLHRTPPATQTQTFRTPNSGSPASKATAAESAFSRRVEGKAQNHFEETNSSSQNSSEPYTCGACGIQFQFYNNLLEHMQSHAADNENNIASNQSRSPPAVVEEKWKPQAQRNSANNTTTSGLTPNSVIPEKERQNIAERLLRVMCADLGALSVVSGKEFLKLAQTLVDSGARYGAFSVTEILGNFNTLALKHLPRMYNQVKVKVTCALGSNACLGIGVTCHSQSVGPDSCYILTAYQAEGNHIKSYVLGVKGADIRDSGDLVHHWVQNVLSEFVMSEIRTVYVTDCRVSTSAFSKAGMCLRCSACALNSVVQSVLSKRTLQARSMHEVIELLNVCEDLAGSTGLAKETFGSLEEMSPPPCWNSVTDSLLLVHERYEQICEFYSRAKKMNLIQSLNKHLLSNLAAILTPVKQAVIELSNESQPTLQLVLPTYVRLEKLFTAKANDAGTVSKLCHLFLEALKENFKVHPAHKVAMILDPQQKLRPVPPYQHEEIIGKVCELINEVKESWAEEADFEPAAKKPRSATGENPTAQEDDRLGKNEVYDYLQEPLFQATPDLFQYWSCVTQKHTKLAKLAFWLLAVPAVGARSGCVNMCEQALLIKRRRLLSPEDMNKLMFLKSNML
- the ZNF618 gene encoding zinc finger protein 618 isoform X12, whose translation is MNQPGGAAAPQADGASAAGRKSTASRERLKRSQKSTKVEGPEPVPAEASLSAEQGTMTEVKVKTELPDDYIQEVIWQGEAKEEKKAVSKDGTSDVPAEICVVIGGVRNQQTLGSYECGICGKKYKYYNCFQTHVRAHRDTEATSGEGASQSNNFRYTCDICGKKYKYYSCFQEHRDLHAVDVFSVEGAPENRADPFDQGVVATDEVKEEPPEPFQKIGPMNNITSDIFKKKEVRQCQKRETGNYTCEFCGKQYKYYTPYQEHVALHAPISTAPGWEPPDDPDTGSECSHPEVSPSPRFVAAKTQTNQSGKKAPASVVRCATLLHRTPPATQTQTFRTPNSGSPASKATAAESAFSRRVEGKAQNHFEETNSSSQNSSETASPLISNPFPLLQKPYTCGACGIQFQFYNNLLEHMQSHAADNENNIASNQSRSPPAVVEEKWKPQAQRNSANNTTTSGLTPNSVIPEKERQNIAERLLRVMCADLGALSVVSGKEFLKLAQTLVDSGARYGAFSVTEILGNFNTLALKHLPRMYNQVKVKVTCALGSNACLGIGVTCHSQSVGPDSCYILTAYQAEGNHIKSYVLGVKGADIRDSGDLVHHWVQNVLSEFVMSEIRTVYVTDCRVSTSAFSKAGMCLRCSACALNSVVQSVLSKRTLQARSMHEVIELLNVCEDLAGSTGLAKETFGSLEEMSPPPCWNSVTDSLLLVHERYEQICEFYSRAKKMNLIQSLNKHLLSNLAAILTPVKQAVIELSNESQPTLQLVLPTYVRLEKLFTAKANDAGTVSKLCHLFLEALKENFKVHPAHKVAMILDPQQKLRPVPPYQHEEIIGKVCELINEVKESWAEEADFEPAAKKPRSATGENPTAQEDDRLGKNEVYDYLQEPLFQATPDLFQYWSCVTQKHTKLAKLAFWLLAVPAVGARSGCVNMCEQALLIKRRRLLSPEDMNKLMFLKSNML
- the ZNF618 gene encoding zinc finger protein 618 isoform X25 produces the protein MKKLTVDSQKLVFYDMQLNQLMKTRIEESLADGASAAGRKSTASRERLKRSQKSTKVEGPEPVPAEASLSAEQGTMTEVKVKTELPDDYIQEVIWQGEAKEEKKAVSKDGTSDVPAEICVVIGGVRNQQTLDGKAPEGSPHGGSVRSRYSGTWIFDQALRYASGSYECGICGKKYKYYNCFQTHVRAHRDTEATSGEGASQSNNFRYTCDICGKKYKYYSCFQEHRDLHAVDVFSVEGAPENRADPFDQGVVATDEVKEEPPEPFQKIGPMNNITSDIFKKKEVRQCQKRETGNYTCEFCGKQYKYYTPYQEHVALHAPITESAFSRRVEGKAQNHFEETNSSSQNSSEPYTCGACGIQFQFYNNLLEHMQSHAADNENNIASNQSRSPPAVVEEKWKPQAQRNSANNTTTSGLTPNSVIPEKERQNIAERLLRVMCADLGALSVVSGKEFLKLAQTLVDSGARYGAFSVTEILGNFNTLALKHLPRMYNQVKVKVTCALGSNACLGIGVTCHSQSVGPDSCYILTAYQAEGNHIKSYVLGVKGADIRDSGDLVHHWVQNVLSEFVMSEIRTVYVTDCRVSTSAFSKAGMCLRCSACALNSVVQSVLSKRTLQARSMHEVIELLNVCEDLAGSTGLAKETFGSLEEMSPPPCWNSVTDSLLLVHERYEQICEFYSRAKKMNLIQSLNKHLLSNLAAILTPVKQAVIELSNESQPTLQLVLPTYVRLEKLFTAKANDAGTVSKLCHLFLEALKENFKVHPAHKVAMILDPQQKLRPVPPYQHEEIIGKVCELINEVKESWAEEADFEPAAKKPRSATGENPTAQEDDRLGKNEVYDYLQEPLFQATPDLFQYWSCVTQKHTKLAKLAFWLLAVPAVGARSGCVNMCEQALLIKRRRLLSPEDMNKLMFLKSNML
- the ZNF618 gene encoding zinc finger protein 618 isoform X33: MKKLTVDSQKLVFYDMQLNQLMKTRIEESLADGASAAGRKSTASRERLKRSQKSTKVEGPEPVPAEASLSAEQGTMTEVKVKTELPDDYIQEVIWQGEAKEEKKAVSKDGTSDVPAEICVVIGGVRNQQTLGSYECGICGKKYKYYNCFQTHVRAHRDTEATSGEGASQSNNFRYTCDICGKKYKYYSCFQEHRDLHAVDVFSVEGAPENRADPFDQGVVATDEVKEEPPEPFQKIGPMNNITSDIFKKKEVRQCQKRETGNYTCEFCGKQYKYYTPYQEHVALHAPIKSAFSRRVEGKAQNHFEETNSSSQNSSEPYTCGACGIQFQFYNNLLEHMQSHAADNENNIASNQSRSPPAVVEEKWKPQAQRNSANNTTTSGLTPNSVIPEKERQNIAERLLRVMCADLGALSVVSGKEFLKLAQTLVDSGARYGAFSVTEILGNFNTLALKHLPRMYNQVKVKVTCALGSNACLGIGVTCHSQSVGPDSCYILTAYQAEGNHIKSYVLGVKGADIRDSGDLVHHWVQNVLSEFVMSEIRTVYVTDCRVSTSAFSKAGMCLRCSACALNSVVQSVLSKRTLQARSMHEVIELLNVCEDLAGSTGLAKETFGSLEEMSPPPCWNSVTDSLLLVHERYEQICEFYSRAKKMNLIQSLNKHLLSNLAAILTPVKQAVIELSNESQPTLQLVLPTYVRLEKLFTAKANDAGTVSKLCHLFLEALKENFKVHPAHKVAMILDPQQKLRPVPPYQHEEIIGKVCELINEVKESWAEEADFEPAAKKPRSATGENPTAQEDDRLGKNEVYDYLQEPLFQATPDLFQYWSCVTQKHTKLAKLAFWLLAVPAVGARSGCVNMCEQALLIKRRRLLSPEDMNKLMFLKSNML
- the ZNF618 gene encoding zinc finger protein 618 isoform X18 — encoded protein: MKKLTVDSQKLVFYDMQLNQLMKTRIEESLADGASAAGRKSTASRERLKRSQKSTKVEGPEPVPAEASLSAEQGTMTEVKVKTELPDDYIQEVIWQGEAKEEKKAVSKDGTSDVPAEICVVIGGVRNQQTLGSYECGICGKKYKYYNCFQTHVRAHRDTEATSGEGASQSNNFRYTCDICGKKYKYYSCFQEHRDLHAVDVFSVEGAPENRADPFDQGVVATDEVKEEPPEPFQKIGPKTGNYTCEFCGKQYKYYTPYQEHVALHAPISTAPGWEPPDDPDTGSECSHPEVSPSPRFVAAKTQTNQSGKKAPASVVRCATLLHRTPPATQTQTFRTPNSGSPASKATAESAFSRRVEGKAQNHFEETNSSSQNSSEPYTCGACGIQFQFYNNLLEHMQSHAADNENNIASNQSRSPPAVVEEKWKPQAQRNSANNTTTSGLTPNSVIPEKERQNIAERLLRVMCADLGALSVVSGKEFLKLAQTLVDSGARYGAFSVTEILGNFNTLALKHLPRMYNQVKVKVTCALGSNACLGIGVTCHSQSVGPDSCYILTAYQAEGNHIKSYVLGVKGADIRDSGDLVHHWVQNVLSEFVMSEIRTVYVTDCRVSTSAFSKAGMCLRCSACALNSVVQSVLSKRTLQARSMHEVIELLNVCEDLAGSTGLAKETFGSLEEMSPPPCWNSVTDSLLLVHERYEQICEFYSRAKKMNLIQSLNKHLLSNLAAILTPVKQAVIELSNESQPTLQLVLPTYVRLEKLFTAKANDAGTVSKLCHLFLEALKENFKVHPAHKVAMILDPQQKLRPVPPYQHEEIIGKVCELINEVKESWAEEADFEPAAKKPRSATGENPTAQEDDRLGKNEVYDYLQEPLFQATPDLFQYWSCVTQKHTKLAKLAFWLLAVPAVGARSGCVNMCEQALLIKRRRLLSPEDMNKLMFLKSNML